One Salvia splendens isolate huo1 chromosome 12, SspV2, whole genome shotgun sequence genomic window carries:
- the LOC121757986 gene encoding CSC1-like protein ERD4, producing MDFSSFLTSLGTSFVIFLVLMFLFTWLSRRPSNHVIYYPNRIMRGMDPYEGIRLTRNPFTWIKEAVSSTEADVIRHSGVDAAVYFVFLSTALGILVFSGILLLPVLLPIAYTAKNKIDANETTSEGTFNELDKLSMGHIAQKSDRLWAFVAATYWVSFVTYYLLWRSYRHVSNMRAEALMSPEVRNEQFAALVRDIPAPEKGQSINEQVDSYFKAIYPDTYYKAMVITNNKVVNKIYAELEGYRKKLARAEVIYAESKGTANPEGTRPTTRAGFMELIGKKVDALEYYDKKIRELVPKLESEQKIALKDKQQSAAVVFFNNRVIAAAAGQCLHDTMLDKWTVMDAPEARQLLWTNLSKNFYERLIRQYVVYFVVFLTIFFYMIPIGLISALTTLANLEKLVPFLKPVLEQTTIRTILGAYLPQIALIIFLALLPSFLLFLSKAEGIPSQSHAERAASGKYYYFSVLNIFIGVTVGHTLFDSFKAIEDNPNSVFDVLAASLPGSATFFLTFVALKFFVGYGLELSRIVPLIIFHLKKKYLCKTEDELKEAWAPGDLNYGTRFPDDMLVLTIVLCYSVIAPVILLFGVLYFGLGWLVLRNQVLKVYVPSYQTYGRMWPHMYNRVAVSLLLYQATMVGYFGAKEFIYTPVLIPLPILSLLFIYFCTIKYYRFFQSTALDVACRELKETPNMEGVFRSYVACSLSTEKTAEVIQFVDDLAHVTRPGSAV from the exons ATGGATTTCAGCTCGTTCCTGACGTCGCTGGGGACGTCCTTCGTCATTTTCCTGGTGCTGATGTTCCTCTTCACGTGGCTCTCCAGGCGCCCCTCCAACCACGTTATCTACTATCCGAATCGGATCATGAGAGGGATGGACCCGTACGAAGGAATCCGCCTCACTCGTAACCCGTTTACTTGGATCAAGGAAGCCGTCTCCTCCACCGAAGCTGACGTCATCAGACATTCCGGCGTTGATGCCGCCGTCTACTTCGTCTTCCTCTCCACCG CATTGGGGATACTGGTTTTCTCGGGGATTCTTCTTCTTCCTGTGCTTCTTCCTATTGCCTATACTGCTAAAAACAAAATAGACGCTAATGAAACCACAAGTGAAGGAACTTTCAATGAACTAGACAAGCTATCCATGGGGCATATTGCA CAAAAAAGCGACCGGTTATGGGCATTTGTGGCAGCTACGTATTGGGTTTCTTTCGTTACGTATTATCTCCTGTGGCGATCGTACAGACATGTTTCAAATATGAGAGCTGAAGCCCTTATGTCGCCTGAAGTGAGAAATGAGCAGTTTGCTGCCCTTGTTCGAGACATACCTGCTCCCGAGAAAGGTCAAAGCATTAACGAACAGGTGGACTCGTATTTTAAGGCAATCTATCCAGATACATATTACAAGGCAATGGTGATCACAAACAATAAAGTG GTCAACAAGATTTATGCAGAGTTGGAAGGATACAGAAAGAAGCTTGCGCGTGCAGAAGTCATCTATGCCGAGTCTAAAGGGACTGCTAACCCTGAAGGAACGAGGCCGACTACTAGAGCTGGTTTTATGGAGCTTATAGGTAAAAAGGTTGATGCACTAGAGTACTATGATAAAAAGATCAGAGAGCTGGTTCCAAAGTTAGAATCCGAGCAAAAGATCGCCCTGAAAGACAAACAACAATCTGCAGCTGTGGTTTTCTTCAATAACAGGGTAATTGCAGCAGCCGCTGGACAATGTCTGCATGATACAATGTTGGATAAATGGACAGTCATGGATGCTCCCGAGGCCCGCCAGTTGCTATGGACCAATCTTTCCAAGAATTTCTATGAGAGACTGATTCGGCAATATGTTGTATATTTCGTAGTGTTCCTCACTATCTTCTTTTACATGATACCTATTGGGTTGATTTCAGCGCTGACTACTTTAGCTAACCTGGAGAAGTTGGTCCCCTTCTTGAAACCAGTGCTGGAACAGACTACGATCAGAACAATCCTCGGGGCTTACTTGCCTCAGATTGCGCTTATAATATTCTTGGCACTGCTGCCAAGTTTCTTGTTGTTCCTATCCAAGGCCGAGGGCATACCTTCACAGAGTCATGCGGAAAGGGCCGCCTCCGGGAAGTACTACTATTTCTCGGTGCTGAACATATTCATTGGTGTCACAGTAGGTCACACACTTTTCGATTCGTTCAAAGCTATTGAGGATAATCCAAACAGTGTATTTGATGTACTAGCAGCAAGTCTTCCAGGAAGTGCTACATTCTTCTTGACTTTTGTGGCTTTGAA GTTCTTTGTCGGATATGGGCTTGAGTTGTCACGAATAGTTCCtttaataatttttcatttaaaGAAGAAGTATCTCTGCAAGACTGAAGATGAATTGAAAGAAGCTTGGGCTCCGGGAGATCTTAACTATGGGACTAGATTTCCAGATGATATGCTCGTTCTGACAATCGTTCTCTGCTATTCTGTCATAGCCCCGGTAATCCTTCTATTCGGAGTGTTGTACTTTGGTTTGGGATGGCTTGTTCTCCGGAATCAG GTGCTCAAAGTTTACGTGCCTTCATACCAGACCTATGGCCGGATGTGGCCCCACATGTACAACCGCGTTGCAGTATCGTTGCTCTTGTATCAAGCCACGATGGTGGGTTACTTTGGTGCAAAGGAGTTCATCTACACTCCGGTTCTGATCCCACTTCCTATTTTGAGCCTTCTCTTCATATACTTCTGCACGATTAAGTACTACCGCTTCTTCCAGTCGACAGCGCTGGACGTTGCCTGCCGGGAACTGAAGGAGACTCCCAATATGGAAGGCGTGTTCAGGTCATACGTTGCATGTAGCTTGAGTACGGAAAAGACGGCCGAAGTGATTCAGTTTGTAGATGATTTGGCTCACGTTACCAGACCAGGTTCTGCGGTTTGA